Within Vigna radiata var. radiata cultivar VC1973A unplaced genomic scaffold, Vradiata_ver6 scaffold_223, whole genome shotgun sequence, the genomic segment TTACACAATTCAAGTAACTCATTTGCTTCACATCATCTTCATCAACTTCTGCTTTATCCCCGACCACTCTTCTCACTTCTTCTTGAGCCTTTTCCATGCTCTTTGGATTCCTCATCAGCTCCGCCACAGTCCATTCCAGAGTTGTTGAAGTTGTGTCACTTGCCGCTATAGACATGTCCTGAAATTATGTAAAATGGGAATTAAACCTCAATGTTAAGCGATTAATTATAAGGAACTCACTACCTCAGTTcagtttttgtttcaatgtctagaaaacgaaatttaacaaagaagaaaacatagAGCTTTTTAAAGACTAGTAAAAGGTTTATGTGAATATCAGAAGTGACGCTCTCATTCTGTTTAGCGAACAATATATGATTAAGTGTTATCAAATTAAGAATCCAAAAGAAGAAATTGGGAGAAAGACTAACCACTAGCATTGCTTTGAGAATATCTTGGGAGAGCTCAAAACCAAGCGAATCGGTCTcttgaagttgaagaagaatatCCAGGAAGTCTTTCTTTTCGGATTTGATGTCATCCTTCTTCGTCATCTTTTCTTTATGTTCTGCTATTACCTGATCAAAGAAACCATCTAACAAACCAAGAGTAGCTTTAAACTTAGGAATTTGGCCCGTTAAAACATCAACCCAACCCAACGAAGGGAAGAAATCTCCTACACAGAAAGATGTGAATTGAGTCAACCACTTCCTTCCAAGCTCTCCAAAGTTTTTACTACCATCGGGAGTATCGTACTTCTGTCCAATAAAACATCTCGACATTATGTTGTTGGTGAGTGCAATCAACAACTCACTCAGGTTCACAGAGGCTGTTTTACTCGCACACGCTTCGCGTATGGCACCCATCATTTCTGCGACTTCTTCAAGGCAAATGCATTGCAGCGACCGCACGTTTTTCAATCTTGTACGGTAT encodes:
- the LOC106753291 gene encoding cytochrome P450 71A1-like, which produces MCRPATKPSLPGGRSGILVYSSSQSGPYRTRLKNVRSLQCICLEEVAEMMGAIREACASKTASVNLSELLIALTNNIMSRCFIGQKYDTPDGSKNFGELGRKWLTQFTSFCVGDFFPSLGWVDVLTGQIPKFKATLGLLDGFFDQVIAEHKEKMTKKDDIKSEKKDFLDILLQLQETDSLGFELSQDILKAMLVDMSIAASDTTSTTLEWTVAELMRNPKSMEKAQEEVRRVVGDKAEVDEDDVKQMSYLNCVIKETLRLHPPAPLLPRETTSAVKLRGYDIPAKTRVMLNAWAIQRDPELWERPDEFLPDRFEKKDVDFKGQDLYIPFGGGRRGCPGITFGITVAEYALANLLYWFDWKVPKTDATVQDIDMNERYGITVNKKVPLLLQPIPFF